In a genomic window of Nocardiopsis mwathae:
- the ychF gene encoding redox-regulated ATPase YchF, which produces MSLSIGIVGLPNVGKSTLFNALTKNDALAANYPFATIEPNVGVVGVPDPRLDKLAEIYGSAKVLPATVDFVDIAGIVRGASEGEGLGNQFLANIRETDAICQVIREFNDPDVTHVDGAIDAARDIATIDTELILADLQTLEKALPRLEKDAKRNAKDKDAQLKLEAAKSAQEVLDNGERLYTGGPAAGVDLALIRELNLMTTKPFIYVFNLDSDELADDGLRAKLSELVAPAEAIFLDAKIESELAELEEDEAAEMLAEMGQQESGLAWLARVGFDTLGLQTYLTAGPKEARAWTIRKGATAPEAAGVIHTDFQRGFIKAEVVSYDDLVEAGTMQAAKAAGKVRMEGKDYVMADGDVVEFRFNV; this is translated from the coding sequence GTGAGTCTGTCAATTGGGATCGTCGGCCTGCCGAACGTCGGTAAGTCCACGCTGTTCAACGCGCTAACCAAGAACGATGCTCTGGCGGCGAACTACCCGTTCGCCACCATCGAGCCCAACGTCGGTGTGGTGGGGGTGCCCGACCCGCGGCTGGACAAGCTGGCCGAGATCTACGGGTCCGCGAAGGTCCTCCCGGCGACCGTCGACTTCGTCGACATCGCCGGCATCGTCCGCGGCGCCTCGGAGGGGGAGGGGCTGGGCAACCAGTTCCTCGCCAATATCCGCGAGACCGACGCGATCTGCCAGGTCATCCGGGAGTTCAACGACCCCGACGTGACCCACGTCGACGGCGCCATCGACGCCGCCCGCGACATCGCGACCATCGACACCGAGCTGATCCTCGCCGACCTGCAGACCCTGGAGAAGGCGCTGCCGAGGCTGGAGAAGGACGCCAAGCGCAACGCCAAGGACAAGGACGCCCAGCTCAAGCTTGAGGCCGCCAAGTCCGCGCAGGAGGTCCTCGACAACGGCGAGCGGCTCTACACCGGCGGCCCGGCCGCCGGGGTCGACCTGGCGCTCATCCGCGAGCTCAACCTCATGACCACCAAGCCGTTCATCTACGTGTTCAACCTGGACTCCGATGAGCTGGCCGACGACGGGCTGCGCGCCAAGCTCTCCGAGCTCGTCGCCCCCGCCGAGGCGATCTTCCTCGACGCCAAGATCGAGTCCGAGCTCGCCGAGCTGGAGGAGGACGAGGCCGCGGAGATGCTGGCCGAGATGGGGCAGCAGGAGTCCGGCCTGGCCTGGCTGGCCCGCGTCGGCTTCGACACCCTCGGCCTGCAGACCTACCTCACCGCCGGGCCGAAGGAGGCCCGCGCCTGGACCATCAGGAAGGGCGCGACCGCCCCGGAGGCGGCCGGCGTCATCCACACCGACTTCCAGCGCGGCTTCATCAAGGCCGAGGTCGTCTCCTACGACGACCTCGTCGAGGCCGGCACCATGCAGGCGGCCAAGGCAGCCGGCAAGGTGCGCATGGAAGGCAAGGACTACGTGATGGCCGACGGCGACGTCGTGGAGTTCCGCTTCAACGTGTGA
- a CDS encoding DNA recombination protein RmuC: MDGLSVIPVLLVGIAIGVAVGWLLARDRTADARARAHAAEERAAYIEEQLGDRFRALSAQALDATNQRFLELAEGRMRAVGLEAGHDMEQRRQAVERLVAPLKETLARVEGQLREVDAGRRAAHAELAKQVDYVREGSERLRDQTQALVTALRRPEARGRWGELQLRRVAELAGMSAYCDFEEQASAADDTAERVRRPDMVVRLAGGKNIVVDSKVSLAAYLEAVETDDADVRADRLAAHARHLRTHVDQLAGKSYWNAFGPAPEFTVLFIPGEAFLAPALEHDPALLEYAMARKVHIATPTTLISLLRTAQYAWQQEALSENARAVFELGKQLHARLATLGGHVDGLGRQLSRTVAAYNQTVGSLESRVLVTARRFGELGLVDGELERPEGVRDQARPLTAPELTDEVDRAGDTGEDTGVPGVGDGADPRVELFGAAFEEDGDTAPQEEPNSSPRVTQ, from the coding sequence ATGGACGGCCTGAGTGTGATTCCGGTGTTACTGGTGGGCATCGCGATCGGCGTTGCGGTGGGGTGGTTACTCGCCCGTGACCGCACCGCCGATGCGCGGGCCCGGGCGCACGCGGCCGAGGAGCGCGCCGCCTATATCGAGGAGCAGCTCGGCGACCGCTTCCGCGCCCTGTCCGCACAAGCCCTCGACGCCACCAACCAGCGGTTCCTGGAGCTGGCCGAGGGGCGCATGCGGGCGGTCGGCCTGGAGGCCGGGCACGACATGGAGCAGCGGCGCCAGGCCGTGGAGCGGCTCGTCGCCCCACTGAAGGAGACCCTGGCGCGGGTCGAGGGGCAGCTGCGGGAGGTCGACGCGGGGCGCCGCGCCGCCCACGCCGAGCTCGCCAAGCAGGTCGACTATGTGCGCGAGGGGTCGGAGCGGCTGCGCGACCAGACCCAGGCACTGGTCACCGCGCTGCGCCGACCCGAGGCACGGGGCAGGTGGGGCGAGTTGCAGCTGCGGCGCGTCGCCGAGCTGGCGGGGATGAGCGCCTACTGCGACTTCGAGGAGCAGGCGAGCGCGGCGGACGACACCGCCGAGCGGGTGCGCCGCCCGGACATGGTGGTGCGCCTGGCCGGCGGCAAGAACATCGTCGTGGACTCCAAGGTGTCGCTGGCCGCCTACCTGGAGGCCGTGGAGACCGATGACGCCGACGTTCGGGCCGACCGGTTGGCGGCGCATGCCCGGCACCTGCGCACCCACGTGGACCAGCTGGCCGGCAAGTCCTATTGGAACGCGTTCGGTCCGGCGCCGGAGTTCACGGTGCTGTTCATCCCGGGTGAGGCGTTCCTGGCACCCGCGCTGGAGCACGACCCGGCGCTGCTGGAGTACGCGATGGCGCGCAAGGTGCACATCGCGACGCCGACGACGCTCATCTCGCTGCTGCGCACCGCCCAGTACGCCTGGCAGCAGGAGGCGCTGAGCGAGAACGCGCGGGCCGTGTTCGAGCTGGGCAAGCAGTTGCACGCGCGGCTGGCGACGCTCGGCGGGCACGTGGACGGGCTGGGCCGCCAGCTGTCGCGGACGGTCGCCGCCTACAACCAGACCGTGGGCTCCTTGGAGAGCCGGGTGCTGGTGACGGCGCGCCGGTTCGGGGAGCTGGGGCTGGTGGACGGCGAGTTGGAGCGCCCCGAGGGGGTGCGGGACCAGGCGCGGCCGCTCACCGCTCCGGAGCTGACCGACGAAGTGGACCGGGCCGGGGACACCGGGGAGGACACCGGGGTGCCCGGCGTGGGGGACGGCGCCGATCCGCGGGTCGAGCTGTTCGGGGCGGCGTTCGAGGAAGATGGAGACACGGCGCCCCAAGAGGAACCCAACTCCTCACCTCGGGTGACACAATAA
- a CDS encoding TetR/AcrR family transcriptional regulator, translated as MSETVVRRRRGQGSARRNEIIAAAMEEFAAGGYKGTSLATVADRVGLTQQGLLHYFPSKEALLVAVLERRDEMDAAAGDSPRDLTDFAEAVSRSSDRRELVQMHTVLSAEGVTGHHPAHDYFHARYRGLRDRTTELLRARHGDTLPGGLAPEDAATLVIAAMDGLRLQWLYEPDAVHMPGLIKMLADVLTSPARGGNPADARD; from the coding sequence ATGAGTGAGACCGTCGTTCGACGGCGACGCGGTCAGGGCAGTGCACGGCGCAACGAGATCATCGCGGCGGCGATGGAGGAGTTCGCCGCGGGCGGCTACAAGGGCACGTCCCTGGCCACGGTCGCCGATCGCGTCGGACTGACCCAGCAGGGGCTGCTGCACTACTTCCCGAGCAAGGAGGCCCTGCTCGTCGCGGTGCTGGAGAGACGCGACGAGATGGACGCCGCGGCGGGCGACAGCCCGCGCGACCTGACGGACTTCGCCGAGGCCGTGAGCCGCAGCAGCGACCGGCGCGAACTCGTCCAGATGCACACGGTGCTCAGCGCGGAGGGCGTGACCGGGCACCACCCCGCACACGACTACTTCCATGCGCGCTACCGCGGGCTCCGGGACCGCACCACGGAGCTGCTGCGCGCGCGACACGGCGACACGCTACCCGGAGGGCTGGCCCCCGAGGACGCCGCGACCCTGGTCATCGCCGCCATGGACGGCCTGCGGCTGCAGTGGCTCTATGAGCCGGACGCGGTACACATGCCCGGCCTGATCAAAATGTTGGCCGACGTCCTGACCTCTCCCGCGCGTGGCGGGAACCCCGCAGACGCCCGGGATTGA
- a CDS encoding FkbM family methyltransferase, which translates to MRAFVRRHPAVRHATRQIRVRLPQSLGGLDPARLPPKTRRFDLALPRREGAGAFPVGPDRLSIEAPGDSWIPRCLDLTGLAGYDREALACFLAVLEHARPGSVLDVGANMGLYAALAAARTRRRVYAFEPAPDTAATARAVAAANGLGIEVVELAASNHGGTGHLHLSMASDASNSLVPGFRPALGRIEVEVDTLSHWRERAGTAPAVIKIDTEGNEPDVIAGALEILRRFRPFVFCAVLPDQGIEERLMALLEPVDYQWYRLVGAPPYPPRPAIGGIVPGVEQTMWMFAPAPVPDRVWATALEWHAAIGACR; encoded by the coding sequence ATGCGTGCCTTCGTGCGCCGCCACCCGGCCGTGCGCCATGCCACGCGGCAGATCCGGGTCCGGCTGCCGCAGAGCCTCGGGGGGCTCGACCCGGCGCGGCTGCCGCCGAAGACCCGCCGGTTCGACCTCGCGCTGCCGCGCCGGGAGGGGGCGGGGGCCTTCCCGGTCGGCCCCGACCGGCTGAGCATCGAGGCGCCGGGCGACTCTTGGATCCCCCGCTGCCTGGACCTGACCGGTCTGGCCGGGTACGACCGCGAGGCGCTGGCCTGCTTCCTGGCGGTCCTGGAGCACGCGCGGCCGGGCTCGGTGCTCGATGTCGGCGCGAACATGGGGCTGTACGCGGCGCTCGCGGCCGCGCGTACCCGGCGCCGGGTCTACGCGTTCGAGCCCGCTCCCGACACCGCCGCGACCGCACGGGCGGTGGCCGCCGCCAACGGCCTGGGGATCGAGGTCGTGGAGCTGGCCGCGAGCAACCACGGCGGCACCGGCCACCTGCACCTGTCGATGGCCAGCGACGCGTCGAACTCACTGGTCCCGGGCTTCCGCCCGGCACTGGGCCGGATCGAGGTGGAGGTCGACACCCTCTCCCACTGGCGCGAGCGCGCCGGGACCGCGCCCGCCGTGATCAAGATCGACACCGAGGGCAACGAACCGGACGTGATCGCCGGCGCCCTGGAGATCCTGCGCCGGTTCCGCCCGTTCGTGTTCTGCGCGGTGCTGCCCGACCAGGGCATCGAGGAGCGGCTGATGGCGCTGCTGGAGCCGGTCGACTACCAGTGGTACCGGCTGGTCGGGGCGCCGCCGTATCCGCCACGCCCCGCCATCGGCGGCATCGTCCCCGGGGTCGAGCAGACCATGTGGATGTTCGCGCCCGCGCCGGTACCGGACCGGGTGTGGGCGACCGCCCTGGAATGGCACGCGGCGATCGGCGCCTGCCGGTGA
- a CDS encoding DUF6542 domain-containing protein encodes MVTRNTETPEDPRPPFFVDEPSRRRRPSDRRPPGGAGASATRTLRSEAGAAAPPAKGRRSGGGTARPHPAQPGRAGVRLTARGGILGIVVLSFASAMIAPLVGMPGINGGAFVAACVVAALLVRPTDLLSLSVSPPLAYFTAILAAEAVLTLGEDGFARGVAIGIATRLADIAPWLFLGTALVLIIALFRGLPANVRDLGDELNGRKERAARRAERHPEAE; translated from the coding sequence ATGGTGACGCGTAACACGGAGACCCCGGAGGACCCCCGTCCTCCGTTCTTCGTCGACGAGCCGTCCCGACGCCGCCGACCGTCCGACCGCCGACCCCCGGGTGGCGCCGGCGCCTCGGCCACACGCACGCTCCGTTCGGAGGCCGGAGCCGCCGCCCCGCCGGCGAAGGGGCGCAGATCCGGCGGGGGCACGGCACGCCCCCACCCCGCGCAGCCCGGCCGCGCGGGGGTCCGCCTCACCGCGCGCGGCGGCATCCTCGGCATCGTGGTCCTCAGCTTCGCCTCGGCGATGATCGCCCCGCTGGTCGGTATGCCGGGCATCAACGGGGGCGCGTTCGTGGCCGCGTGCGTCGTCGCCGCCCTGCTGGTCCGCCCCACCGACCTGCTTTCCCTCTCGGTCAGCCCACCGCTGGCCTACTTCACCGCGATCCTGGCCGCCGAGGCCGTCCTCACCCTGGGCGAGGACGGCTTCGCGCGCGGCGTGGCGATCGGCATCGCCACCCGGCTCGCCGACATCGCCCCCTGGCTCTTCCTCGGCACCGCCCTCGTTCTGATCATCGCGCTCTTCCGCGGGCTGCCCGCCAACGTCCGCGACCTCGGCGACGAACTCAACG